Proteins encoded by one window of Bubalus kerabau isolate K-KA32 ecotype Philippines breed swamp buffalo chromosome 22, PCC_UOA_SB_1v2, whole genome shotgun sequence:
- the CISD1 gene encoding CDGSH iron-sulfur domain-containing protein 1 isoform X1, protein MSFTALLLLLFQVFLWKSPLHAGTRQLSSEAEAKQTMQHPLLSTILWNWVEWIAAVTIAAGTAAIGYLAYKRFYVKDHRNKSMVNPHIQKDNPKVVHAFDMEDLGDKAVYCRCWRSKKFPLCDGSHTKHNEETGDNVGPLIIKKKDT, encoded by the exons ATGTCATTTACAGCTTTATTGCTACTTCTGTTTCAGGTATTCCTTTGGAAAAG TCCACTCCATGCTGGGACTAGACAACTCTCCTCTGAGGCTGAGGCTAAGCAGACTATGCAGCACCCTCTTCTCTCCACAATTCTCTGGAACTGGG TTGAATGGATCGCAGCTGTTACCATTGCTGCTGGAACAGCTGCAATTGGTTATCTAGCTTACAAAAGATTTTATGTTAAAGATCATCGCAACAAATCTATGGTAAACCCTCACATCCAGAAAGATAACCCCAAGGTAGTACATGCTTTTGATATGGAGGATTTGGGAGATAAAGCTGTGTACTGCCGTTGTTGGAGGTCCAAAAAG TTCCCACTCTGTGATGGATCTCACACAAAACACAATGAAGAAACTGGAGACAACGTGGGACCTCTGatcattaagaaaaaagacaCTTAA
- the CISD1 gene encoding CDGSH iron-sulfur domain-containing protein 1 isoform X2, whose translation MQHPLLSTILWNWVEWIAAVTIAAGTAAIGYLAYKRFYVKDHRNKSMVNPHIQKDNPKVVHAFDMEDLGDKAVYCRCWRSKKFPLCDGSHTKHNEETGDNVGPLIIKKKDT comes from the exons ATGCAGCACCCTCTTCTCTCCACAATTCTCTGGAACTGGG TTGAATGGATCGCAGCTGTTACCATTGCTGCTGGAACAGCTGCAATTGGTTATCTAGCTTACAAAAGATTTTATGTTAAAGATCATCGCAACAAATCTATGGTAAACCCTCACATCCAGAAAGATAACCCCAAGGTAGTACATGCTTTTGATATGGAGGATTTGGGAGATAAAGCTGTGTACTGCCGTTGTTGGAGGTCCAAAAAG TTCCCACTCTGTGATGGATCTCACACAAAACACAATGAAGAAACTGGAGACAACGTGGGACCTCTGatcattaagaaaaaagacaCTTAA
- the CISD1 gene encoding CDGSH iron-sulfur domain-containing protein 1 isoform X3, whose amino-acid sequence MTMTSSVRVEWIAAVTIAAGTAAIGYLAYKRFYVKDHRNKSMVNPHIQKDNPKVVHAFDMEDLGDKAVYCRCWRSKKFPLCDGSHTKHNEETGDNVGPLIIKKKDT is encoded by the exons ATGACTATGACTTCCAGCGTACGAG TTGAATGGATCGCAGCTGTTACCATTGCTGCTGGAACAGCTGCAATTGGTTATCTAGCTTACAAAAGATTTTATGTTAAAGATCATCGCAACAAATCTATGGTAAACCCTCACATCCAGAAAGATAACCCCAAGGTAGTACATGCTTTTGATATGGAGGATTTGGGAGATAAAGCTGTGTACTGCCGTTGTTGGAGGTCCAAAAAG TTCCCACTCTGTGATGGATCTCACACAAAACACAATGAAGAAACTGGAGACAACGTGGGACCTCTGatcattaagaaaaaagacaCTTAA